A window of the Thermoanaerobaculales bacterium genome harbors these coding sequences:
- a CDS encoding DNA polymerase — protein MDKTTFRSTSLQLINAGHAVVPLHGVFEPGKCACGNTNSAHKCGKHPAISNYFNSPLRTAEDVERFLAGEWSCPSKSNGAYIAAPPTELNIAVITGEGFIVLDVDVKHVAEEGESRDGRLQLAKLEAKFGPIPRNATVESGSGGEHIYLAVPPELRLRSGRLGGLQDVEVKAHRSTIVVAPSTHTSGQPYVGPCPLLNGSIPLAPQWLLDHIPRITEKSPTSATPEFPPANASKVFAGCALLKHLNDNPDDANRDIWLGALTNLVCCEDGENVAMEFSRGYSNFDETEVEGAIAEARSNMKPRTCRSFRQETLASGKPAADFCDSCAFGINRDFASSPVMIGTDTPKGAAEQHTDDKWVLTYGELLNEVGNGNLREAVIPGFAYKGRLTLFSSREKTGKSTVCRFMVLGLVITGEFAGEPVAKGPVLWVGLEEAEEDLVQELSEMGFPSDPDDPRTRDLHTTRRYIPNGVAALRVFIELHHPKLVIIDTLVKWGPQAAEGEPIKWSAADQIAKVVNDLADLSHDTGVAIVLNHHATKDDSGYRDSTAIGAAVDHIVHMTIDKAMNGKPARENVRHFKVVGRFSVPNFSLIKAAEGLRPLDGEPINPRETVLAFIRKNPGSSKSDVVRGCGGRKQGVLQAIDYLLTHGKIIDRGEGQASRLHVAGGPDDCRSDGKPGPIGNSEGTGSGTGSTPPSEPQDGGSSKFTGNASGNKAEPIGNQSGTGGVSPAACGPLGSRALEGLGTGGGRGEPQINGWDYPRQVVADPDAALAAVDALLASDGILGVDIETAVNPEHDNALNPHHSRIRLVQVFDGAQVYIFDIDAVGIETLRPVLETKAWVAHNAAFELKFFLHAGLNPTLPHCSMLLASAAGFPTSGLKDLVADVLDDQFPADKGYQRWDWNQELDNEAIQYAAADAIATYRLYQSLAPGYGEAAVYAEAMRPCILPVAEIELRGIPADIEGINALVKESEGALASPLASLRELVGDPNITPSHTSRLSEWIDAHKPDSTRWPRAEKSGQYKTDSTTLKRMQEKGKDLGLAAPILDYRRAKKSLDHARALRDHYSPDTGCVHGSFKIAGAATGRFSSSDPNLQNVPRDSSVRRQFRAPEGYSLIRADYSQIELRVAAVHTKCQAMLEAFGQGGDLHDRTARIITDTPEGQPLPKGARTKAKAVNFGLLYGQQAKGLIEYARANYGVKLTPAEASSLRAKFFEAYPEIGHWHAGIRGREQDRYVEETALGRVRDLQRTGRGEYWANAHLNTPIQGSAAEIMQVALVKLRERLRSLDAWIVSTVHDEVLVVANDDCIKATGQAIYDALIDAATAVLPGIPTKNLVQPVVGKTWDEARDDSDQGRWVGSPNRTDPDHQVGAGQLPEPDQDSNNDRRRN, from the coding sequence ATGGATAAAACGACCTTTCGCAGCACTTCTCTTCAGCTCATCAACGCCGGACACGCGGTCGTCCCCCTCCACGGTGTCTTTGAGCCCGGAAAGTGTGCTTGTGGAAACACCAACTCCGCCCACAAGTGCGGGAAGCACCCAGCGATTTCCAACTACTTCAACTCCCCACTGCGAACCGCCGAGGACGTCGAGAGGTTCCTAGCGGGCGAATGGTCGTGTCCCTCGAAGTCCAACGGGGCGTACATCGCCGCACCGCCCACCGAACTCAACATCGCTGTCATTACGGGAGAGGGCTTCATCGTCCTCGATGTCGACGTGAAGCACGTCGCAGAGGAAGGTGAGTCAAGGGACGGGCGTCTCCAGCTTGCCAAGCTGGAAGCGAAGTTCGGTCCAATACCTCGGAATGCCACGGTCGAGTCGGGGTCTGGTGGCGAACATATCTACCTCGCGGTTCCGCCAGAACTCCGCCTCCGATCCGGTAGACTTGGCGGACTCCAAGACGTAGAGGTTAAAGCTCATCGTTCGACAATCGTGGTAGCCCCGAGTACCCACACAAGCGGTCAACCTTACGTCGGTCCGTGTCCTCTGTTGAACGGTTCAATCCCACTGGCCCCACAGTGGCTTCTGGACCACATTCCGCGAATCACAGAGAAGTCGCCGACCTCAGCGACGCCAGAGTTTCCGCCGGCGAACGCCAGCAAGGTCTTCGCTGGGTGTGCCCTCCTGAAGCACCTCAACGACAACCCAGATGATGCCAACCGCGACATCTGGCTGGGCGCACTGACTAACCTCGTCTGCTGTGAGGACGGCGAGAACGTAGCCATGGAGTTTAGTCGGGGGTACTCGAACTTCGACGAGACGGAAGTTGAAGGCGCCATCGCGGAAGCACGAAGCAACATGAAGCCGAGAACCTGCAGGTCCTTCAGGCAGGAAACACTGGCAAGCGGCAAACCGGCAGCCGACTTCTGCGACTCGTGCGCATTCGGGATCAACAGGGACTTTGCCAGCTCCCCAGTAATGATCGGCACCGACACCCCCAAGGGCGCCGCCGAGCAGCACACCGACGACAAGTGGGTACTCACATACGGCGAGCTTCTCAACGAGGTTGGTAACGGCAATCTACGAGAAGCGGTCATTCCCGGATTCGCGTACAAGGGTCGCCTCACGCTGTTTTCGTCACGCGAAAAGACTGGGAAGTCGACCGTTTGCCGATTCATGGTTCTTGGGCTCGTCATCACGGGAGAGTTCGCGGGTGAGCCGGTGGCGAAGGGGCCCGTTCTCTGGGTTGGGCTTGAAGAGGCTGAAGAGGATCTCGTGCAAGAGCTCTCAGAAATGGGTTTCCCGAGCGACCCAGATGACCCGAGAACGAGGGACCTCCACACGACGCGTCGCTACATCCCGAATGGCGTCGCTGCCCTCCGAGTGTTCATTGAATTACACCATCCTAAGCTGGTCATCATCGACACCCTGGTGAAGTGGGGACCGCAGGCGGCTGAAGGTGAGCCCATTAAGTGGTCAGCAGCGGATCAAATTGCCAAAGTTGTCAATGATCTTGCAGACCTTTCGCACGACACCGGCGTCGCAATTGTCCTCAATCATCACGCGACCAAGGATGACTCCGGCTACCGCGACTCGACTGCTATTGGGGCGGCAGTCGATCACATCGTCCACATGACCATCGACAAGGCCATGAACGGGAAGCCCGCCCGAGAGAACGTCCGGCACTTCAAGGTGGTTGGGAGATTCAGCGTACCAAACTTCTCCCTCATCAAGGCAGCTGAGGGGCTGCGCCCACTGGACGGCGAACCCATCAACCCCAGAGAGACTGTCCTTGCGTTCATCCGAAAGAACCCCGGGTCATCGAAGAGCGACGTCGTGCGCGGATGCGGTGGCAGGAAGCAGGGCGTTCTGCAAGCGATCGACTACCTCCTCACCCACGGCAAGATCATCGACAGAGGTGAGGGCCAGGCGTCCAGACTCCACGTCGCAGGCGGGCCTGATGATTGTCGCTCCGATGGGAAGCCCGGACCAATCGGGAACAGCGAGGGAACCGGTTCGGGAACCGGTTCAACACCCCCCTCTGAGCCCCAGGATGGTGGGTCTTCCAAGTTCACTGGCAATGCAAGCGGGAACAAGGCGGAACCGATCGGGAACCAGTCCGGAACCGGAGGGGTGTCACCTGCTGCCTGCGGGCCCCTCGGTTCCCGAGCCCTTGAGGGGCTCGGAACCGGGGGCGGCAGGGGGGAACCGCAGATAAATGGATGGGACTATCCGCGTCAGGTCGTCGCCGATCCTGATGCAGCCCTCGCTGCGGTTGACGCCCTCCTCGCGAGCGACGGAATCCTGGGGGTAGACATCGAGACCGCCGTCAACCCTGAACACGACAATGCACTCAACCCGCACCACTCCCGTATCCGGCTCGTTCAGGTGTTCGACGGGGCTCAGGTCTACATCTTCGACATCGACGCGGTAGGAATCGAGACCCTCCGGCCCGTACTCGAGACGAAGGCCTGGGTTGCTCACAACGCCGCCTTCGAACTGAAGTTCTTTCTCCACGCTGGCCTGAACCCAACACTCCCCCACTGCTCGATGCTCCTCGCGAGTGCTGCCGGATTCCCGACTTCGGGGTTGAAGGACCTCGTGGCGGACGTCCTCGACGACCAGTTCCCCGCAGACAAGGGCTACCAGCGGTGGGACTGGAACCAGGAGCTTGACAACGAGGCGATCCAGTACGCCGCTGCAGACGCCATTGCGACGTATCGCCTGTACCAGAGCCTCGCGCCCGGGTACGGCGAAGCTGCCGTCTACGCGGAAGCGATGCGCCCCTGCATCCTCCCTGTCGCCGAAATAGAGCTGAGGGGCATTCCTGCAGACATCGAAGGAATCAATGCGCTCGTCAAAGAGTCCGAGGGTGCCCTCGCAAGCCCCCTCGCCTCGCTGCGCGAGCTTGTCGGCGACCCCAATATCACGCCGTCTCACACGTCGAGGCTGTCGGAGTGGATTGATGCCCACAAACCCGATTCCACGCGATGGCCCCGCGCAGAGAAGAGCGGTCAGTACAAGACGGACTCAACCACGCTGAAGCGGATGCAGGAAAAGGGGAAGGACCTCGGGCTCGCGGCACCTATCCTCGACTATAGAAGGGCGAAGAAGAGCCTCGACCACGCCCGCGCCTTGCGGGATCACTACTCCCCGGACACCGGCTGCGTCCATGGCTCCTTCAAGATCGCCGGCGCTGCGACCGGTCGGTTCTCTTCGAGCGACCCCAACCTGCAGAACGTCCCCCGTGACAGCTCTGTCCGGCGCCAGTTTCGGGCTCCCGAGGGCTACTCTTTGATTCGCGCCGACTACAGCCAGATCGAGCTCAGGGTCGCCGCTGTCCACACGAAATGTCAGGCGATGCTCGAGGCCTTCGGACAGGGGGGCGATCTCCACGACCGAACAGCGCGAATCATCACCGATACGCCGGAAGGCCAACCACTGCCGAAGGGTGCACGCACGAAGGCAAAGGCGGTCAACTTCGGTCTTCTGTACGGGCAACAAGCGAAGGGCCTGATCGAGTATGCCCGTGCGAACTACGGCGTAAAGCTGACTCCCGCAGAGGCGAGTTCGTTGCGCGCGAAGTTCTTCGAGGCGTACCCGGAGATTGGGCACTGGCACGCTGGGATTCGAGGCCGAGAGCAAGATCGGTACGTCGAAGAAACCGCCCTTGGACGAGTTCGTGACCTGCAAAGGACCGGCCGAGGCGAGTATTGGGCCAATGCCCACCTCAACACGCCAATTCAGGGTTCCGCAGCAGAGATCATGCAGGTGGCCCTGGTCAAGCTCCGAGAGCGTCTCCGCAGCCTCGACGCGTGGATTGTCTCTACCGTGCACGACGAGGTGCTCGTGGTCGCAAACGACGATTGCATCAAAGCGACCGGTCAGGCCATCTACGACGCCCTCATCGACGCTGCAACCGCTGTCCTACCGGGCATCCCCACGAAGAACCTCGTCCAGCCGGTCGTGGGGAAGACGTGGGACGAGGCCAGGGACGACTCGGATCAAGGCCGCTGGGTGGGCAGTCCCAACCGGACCGATCCGGACCACCAAGTAGGCGCCGGCCAACTCCCGGAGCCAGACCAGGATTCAAACAATGATCGGAGGAGAAATTGA
- a CDS encoding helix-turn-helix domain-containing protein, whose protein sequence is MTLLITEVTRAPEPLTFEAFLGLVGVSETPLDAMLTVDEISKLLQISRTTLYGWIADGHGPRHFRVQNQIRVRFDDFLAWIEENTSTGGDDGGDR, encoded by the coding sequence GTGACGCTCCTGATCACCGAGGTCACAAGGGCCCCCGAGCCCCTGACCTTCGAGGCATTTCTCGGCCTTGTGGGTGTCAGCGAAACGCCGCTGGATGCGATGCTCACTGTTGATGAGATCTCGAAACTGCTCCAGATCTCGCGCACGACCCTCTACGGTTGGATCGCTGACGGTCACGGACCACGGCACTTCCGGGTACAAAACCAGATCCGAGTGCGTTTTGACGACTTCCTCGCGTGGATTGAAGAGAACACCTCCACTGGCGGCGACGATGGAGGTGATCGATGA
- a CDS encoding helix-turn-helix domain-containing protein, protein MLVYFDHIYLGGIDMAIRFIRVQSEPDLPEGWFLRAPFMTPRDVANAQNVKESTVRSWVHRGRGPRAFKVGSVIRFSPAEYLAWLEEGGP, encoded by the coding sequence GTGTTGGTCTACTTCGACCATATTTATCTGGGAGGAATAGATATGGCCATCCGATTCATCAGAGTCCAGAGCGAGCCCGACCTACCAGAAGGCTGGTTCCTGCGTGCCCCATTCATGACGCCGCGGGACGTCGCCAACGCTCAAAACGTCAAAGAGTCCACCGTCCGGTCGTGGGTGCACCGGGGTCGCGGCCCGCGTGCGTTCAAAGTCGGCTCGGTGATCCGCTTCTCACCGGCCGAGTATCTCGCGTGGCTCGAGGAGGGTGGCCCGTGA
- a CDS encoding tyrosine-type recombinase/integrase — protein sequence MAQSKRPLKVTAARRLKPKAGKKRTRLWCSTTPGFHVEVTDQGHRSLYWQRKGPDGRSHRLKLCDLDEIEFDDARDLADRCNQALRTGKDPRIALRGDPEAMTVGSAWDTFLADTTWSERSVVENKYLFERHVRPVIGDRKIEDVTGPEVASLLAKAARSRKVEEEKRTVGGPVAANRTRAALSKLFTWAIERGLVESNPVAKTSARKETPRTRCLQPDEVQALIEAAPDGDTRDIIVLLLTTAARKGDVLGMRWSEVVLSGPSPRWTIPASRFKTRREHVVPLIPEAIEVLKRRSEDKKRDETFVFRSTSSPSHRQGFRKAWQKAWKTAKIEKANPHDLRRTVAQAGLDAGVDFAVVQATLGHSPNNLGITSVYAQVSIDRRRDGLQRAVDLLLGKRKLAKVVAHPSSAGVAS from the coding sequence GTGGCTCAATCCAAACGGCCCCTCAAAGTCACTGCCGCACGCAGGCTGAAACCCAAAGCCGGCAAGAAACGAACCCGCCTGTGGTGCTCAACTACGCCGGGCTTCCACGTGGAAGTAACCGATCAGGGTCACCGGTCACTTTACTGGCAACGAAAGGGCCCTGACGGCCGAAGCCATCGCCTGAAGCTCTGTGATCTCGACGAGATTGAGTTTGACGACGCTCGAGACCTTGCCGACAGATGCAACCAGGCACTGCGAACGGGCAAGGATCCGAGGATCGCCCTCCGTGGCGATCCTGAGGCCATGACGGTCGGCAGCGCTTGGGATACGTTCCTGGCCGACACGACATGGTCCGAAAGGTCCGTAGTCGAGAACAAGTACCTCTTCGAGCGACACGTCCGACCGGTCATTGGTGACAGGAAGATCGAGGACGTGACCGGCCCCGAGGTGGCCTCGCTTCTCGCGAAGGCCGCGCGATCGCGTAAGGTCGAGGAGGAAAAGCGAACGGTAGGAGGGCCCGTGGCAGCGAATCGCACCCGTGCAGCGCTCTCCAAGCTGTTCACCTGGGCAATCGAACGAGGGCTGGTCGAGAGCAACCCCGTCGCGAAGACCAGCGCAAGAAAGGAGACTCCGCGCACCCGGTGCTTGCAGCCGGATGAAGTGCAAGCCCTGATCGAAGCAGCCCCGGATGGCGACACCCGCGACATCATCGTGCTCCTCCTCACGACAGCCGCGAGGAAGGGTGACGTCCTCGGAATGCGATGGTCCGAGGTTGTGCTTTCGGGACCCTCCCCTCGTTGGACCATCCCAGCTTCACGATTCAAGACGCGCCGCGAACATGTGGTCCCCCTCATTCCGGAGGCGATCGAAGTCCTCAAGCGCAGATCCGAAGACAAGAAAAGGGACGAAACCTTCGTGTTCCGCTCGACCTCGAGCCCAAGCCACCGTCAGGGCTTCCGCAAAGCGTGGCAGAAGGCCTGGAAAACAGCCAAAATCGAGAAGGCCAACCCTCATGACCTCCGGCGAACCGTCGCGCAGGCTGGCCTTGATGCTGGCGTCGACTTCGCGGTCGTGCAGGCCACCCTCGGACATTCACCAAACAACCTCGGTATCACGTCGGTGTACGCACAAGTATCAATCGACAGAAGACGCGATGGGCTTCAGCGGGCCGTGGATCTGTTGCTAGGGAAAAGGAAGCTCGCAAAAGTCGTTGCTCACCCCTCTTCTGCAGGTGTTGCGTCATGA
- a CDS encoding NAD(P)-dependent alcohol dehydrogenase, with product MKAITQDRYGSADVLRLTDVAMPPVGERDVLIRVRAAGVDPGVWHLMTGLPYVVRIMGYGLRAPRTRVRGYDVAGTVEAVGGNVTRFRPGDPVFGMCDGSFAEHACARERNLGPKPANLTFVQAAAVPVSGLTALQGLRDHGRVEAGQGVLVTGAGGGVGTFAVQLAKAFGAEVTGACSAPKVDLVRSIGADHVVDSTHDDLTQARHRYDLILDTAGARPLSQLRRVLADRGTLVIVGAEGGDRWIGGIDRQLRAVLLSAFVRHTLRMFIARCRAEDLRLLAELIEAGKVRPVIDQVFPLSAAADAVRYLAEGRARGKVVIEV from the coding sequence ATGAAGGCGATCACACAGGACCGGTACGGCTCAGCTGACGTCCTGCGGCTCACCGACGTCGCCATGCCTCCCGTCGGCGAGCGTGACGTTCTGATCCGCGTTCGCGCAGCCGGCGTGGATCCAGGAGTCTGGCACCTCATGACCGGCCTGCCGTACGTGGTTCGGATCATGGGCTACGGGCTGCGCGCGCCCAGGACCCGCGTCCGCGGCTACGACGTCGCGGGGACCGTCGAGGCGGTCGGTGGCAACGTGACTCGGTTCCGGCCGGGCGACCCGGTGTTCGGCATGTGCGACGGCTCGTTTGCCGAGCACGCGTGCGCTCGAGAGCGGAATCTCGGCCCGAAGCCCGCGAACCTCACCTTCGTCCAGGCGGCGGCGGTGCCCGTATCCGGCCTCACCGCCCTTCAGGGGCTGCGCGACCATGGCCGGGTCGAGGCCGGGCAAGGGGTGCTGGTCACGGGCGCGGGGGGAGGCGTGGGGACCTTCGCGGTGCAGCTCGCCAAGGCGTTCGGAGCGGAGGTCACCGGGGCCTGCAGCGCGCCGAAGGTGGACCTCGTCAGGTCGATCGGCGCCGACCACGTCGTCGATTCCACGCACGACGACCTCACCCAGGCTCGTCACCGCTACGACCTCATCCTCGACACGGCCGGTGCTCGCCCGCTCTCCCAGCTCCGGCGCGTCCTCGCAGACCGGGGCACGCTGGTCATCGTCGGGGCCGAGGGGGGCGACCGCTGGATCGGCGGCATCGACCGCCAGCTCCGGGCCGTGCTGCTGTCGGCGTTCGTGCGCCACACCCTGCGGATGTTCATCGCGCGGTGCCGCGCGGAGGACCTCCGGCTCCTGGCCGAGCTCATCGAGGCCGGAAAGGTCAGGCCGGTGATCGACCAGGTCTTCCCGCTCTCCGCCGCGGCCGACGCGGTCCGCTACCTGGCCGAGGGCCGCGCCCGCGGCAAGGTCGTCATCGAGGTGTGA
- a CDS encoding DUF1579 family protein has translation MNDLKRLVGVVVIVGCAVVAASQEPPVMQPTAEHKQLEAWIGSWAGSGELKPGPFGPGGPMSWTEDCAWFEGGRFHVVCRSDGTSPMGPMKGLGIVGYNAEKKVFTHYGVDSTGWSGYAEGTRSGSTWTFRADELMGGKVIHGRYTMTLVTPTKMTFSWEMSEDGTSWVVMMDGTTEKK, from the coding sequence ATGAACGATCTGAAGCGCCTGGTCGGGGTCGTGGTGATCGTCGGCTGCGCCGTGGTCGCGGCTTCCCAGGAGCCGCCGGTGATGCAGCCGACAGCCGAGCACAAGCAGCTCGAAGCATGGATCGGGAGCTGGGCCGGCAGCGGCGAGCTCAAGCCTGGGCCGTTCGGGCCGGGCGGGCCGATGAGCTGGACCGAGGACTGCGCGTGGTTCGAAGGCGGCCGGTTCCACGTGGTGTGCCGGTCGGATGGGACCTCGCCGATGGGACCCATGAAGGGCCTCGGCATCGTGGGGTACAACGCCGAGAAGAAGGTCTTCACCCACTACGGCGTCGACAGCACCGGCTGGTCAGGGTACGCCGAGGGCACCAGGTCCGGGTCGACCTGGACCTTTCGAGCCGACGAGCTCATGGGTGGCAAGGTCATCCACGGTCGCTACACGATGACTCTGGTGACGCCGACGAAGATGACCTTCAGCTGGGAGATGTCGGAGGACGGCACGAGCTGGGTCGTGATGATGGACGGCACGACCGAGAAGAAGTAG